In a genomic window of Enterobacter asburiae:
- the mpaA gene encoding murein tripeptide amidase MpaA: MATTRPRAERGAFPPGAEQYGRSFLGASLIWFPAPDADRDSGLILAGTHGDENSSIVTLSCALRTLTPSLRRHHVILAVNPDGCQLGLRANARGVDLNRNFPAANWRAGETVYRWNSSAEERDVVLLTGDKPGSEPETQALCQLIHKIHPAWVVSFHDPLACIEDPRHSELGAWLADAFALPLVTSVGYETPGSFGSWCADLSLPCITAEFPAISSDEASEKYLKAMVELLRWQPQR; encoded by the coding sequence ATGGCAACCACCCGACCGAGAGCGGAACGCGGCGCCTTTCCGCCGGGCGCTGAGCAATATGGCCGCTCGTTTTTAGGCGCATCGCTGATCTGGTTCCCCGCCCCTGACGCAGACCGCGACAGCGGCTTGATTCTTGCCGGCACACACGGGGACGAGAACTCCTCCATCGTGACGCTTTCCTGCGCGCTGCGGACGCTGACGCCTTCATTGCGACGTCATCATGTGATTCTGGCGGTAAATCCGGACGGCTGTCAGCTGGGGCTTCGCGCCAATGCGCGAGGCGTTGACTTAAACCGTAATTTTCCGGCAGCAAACTGGCGCGCCGGGGAAACGGTGTATCGCTGGAACAGCTCCGCCGAGGAGCGTGATGTGGTTCTGCTGACGGGAGATAAGCCAGGCTCAGAGCCGGAAACCCAGGCGCTGTGCCAGCTAATCCATAAGATCCACCCCGCGTGGGTGGTCTCCTTCCACGATCCGCTGGCCTGCATTGAAGATCCGCGCCACTCTGAGCTCGGCGCGTGGCTGGCAGACGCGTTCGCCCTGCCGCTCGTGACCAGCGTGGGCTATGAAACGCCAGGCTCATTCGGTAGCTGGTGCGCCGATTTGAGCCTGCCCTGTATTACCGCTGAATTCCCGGCAATCTCGTCCGATGAAGCCAGCGAAAAATACTTAAAAGCCATGGTGGAGCTTTTGCGCTGGCAGCCTCAGAGATGA
- the ycjG gene encoding L-Ala-D/L-Glu epimerase, with the protein MRSVKVYEEAWPLHTPFVISRGSRSEASVVVVEIEEDGFKGVGECTPYPRYGESLASVMAHIMTLVPDLQTGLTREALQQRLPAGAARNAIDSALWSLEAAKQQQSLTALLGVALPESVATAQTVVIGEPEQMAASAKALYDAGARLLKVKLDDRLISERMVAIRAAVPAATLIVDANESWHPEGLAARCQLLADLGVAMLEQPLPAKEDAALKNFIHPLPVCADESCHTRASLSELQGRYEMVNIKLDKTGGLTEALALAEEARAQGFSLMLGCMLCTSRAIGAALPLVNQVRFADLDGPTWLAVDVSPALHFTSGVLHL; encoded by the coding sequence ATGAGAAGCGTTAAGGTCTATGAAGAAGCCTGGCCATTGCATACCCCGTTTGTGATCTCTCGCGGCAGCCGAAGCGAAGCCAGCGTGGTGGTCGTTGAAATCGAAGAGGACGGTTTTAAAGGCGTAGGGGAGTGCACGCCTTACCCGCGCTATGGAGAAAGCCTCGCGTCGGTGATGGCGCATATCATGACGCTGGTGCCGGACCTGCAAACCGGGCTCACGCGCGAGGCATTACAGCAGCGTTTGCCCGCCGGTGCCGCACGCAACGCTATTGATAGCGCGCTCTGGAGCCTGGAGGCGGCGAAGCAGCAACAATCGCTGACAGCATTGCTGGGCGTGGCGCTACCGGAATCGGTGGCTACCGCACAAACGGTAGTGATTGGCGAGCCGGAACAGATGGCCGCCAGCGCAAAAGCGCTTTATGACGCCGGGGCCCGGCTGCTGAAGGTGAAGCTCGACGATCGTCTGATTAGCGAGCGAATGGTCGCCATTCGCGCGGCGGTACCCGCAGCCACGCTAATTGTTGATGCCAATGAATCATGGCATCCGGAAGGGCTGGCTGCCCGCTGTCAGCTGCTGGCCGACCTGGGGGTGGCCATGCTGGAGCAGCCTCTGCCAGCAAAAGAGGATGCGGCGCTGAAGAATTTTATCCATCCGTTACCCGTTTGTGCGGATGAAAGCTGCCACACCCGCGCGAGTTTGAGCGAGCTGCAGGGCCGCTACGAGATGGTCAATATTAAGCTCGACAAGACCGGCGGGCTGACGGAGGCGCTGGCCCTGGCGGAAGAAGCCCGGGCGCAGGGTTTTTCGCTGATGCTGGGCTGTATGCTCTGTACGTCCCGGGCGATCGGCGCGGCGCTACCGCTGGTCAATCAGGTCCGTTTCGCCGATCTGGACGGCCCGACGTGGCTGGCGGTTGACGTATCACCCGCGCTCCATTTTACCAGCGGCGTGCTTCATCTCTGA
- the tpx gene encoding thiol peroxidase: MSQLVHFQGNPVAVAGSIPQAGSKAQAFTLVAKDLSDVTLAQFAGKRKVLNIFPSIDTGVCAASVRKFNQLATEMDNTVVLCISADLPFAQSRFCGAEGLSNVITLSTLRSPDFLENYGVSIAEGPLKGLAARAVLVLDENDTVVFSELVNEITTEPDYTAALDKLKA, encoded by the coding sequence ATGTCACAACTCGTTCATTTCCAGGGCAACCCGGTTGCTGTTGCAGGTTCCATTCCGCAGGCTGGCAGCAAAGCGCAGGCTTTTACTCTGGTGGCTAAAGATCTGTCTGACGTCACACTGGCTCAGTTTGCGGGTAAACGCAAAGTGCTGAACATTTTCCCGAGCATAGATACCGGGGTTTGCGCCGCATCCGTGCGTAAGTTCAACCAGCTGGCAACTGAAATGGACAACACCGTTGTGCTGTGCATTTCTGCTGACCTGCCGTTCGCCCAGTCTCGCTTCTGCGGCGCTGAAGGCCTGAGCAACGTTATCACTCTCTCCACCCTGCGCAGCCCGGATTTCCTCGAAAATTACGGCGTCAGCATCGCCGAAGGCCCTCTGAAAGGTCTGGCAGCACGCGCGGTACTGGTTCTTGATGAAAACGACACTGTCGTCTTCAGCGAACTGGTTAATGAAATCACTACCGAGCCGGATTACACCGCCGCGCTGGACAAGCTGAAAGCATAA
- a CDS encoding aldose 1-epimerase family protein codes for MKIKLALTLLSVLVSGHAAAKTWVLTSAESSVEKGNWKISSDELKINDRTFSIEQKVLHGGRQEGSKVIVISSKNGLTITLSPTRGMNLLHVEGFGTRLGWNSPVKEVVNPAYINLESRNGLGWLEGFNEMMVRCGYEWTGHPVTADGQIYTLHGKAGNTPASQVEVEIADAAPHEIRIRGLIKESTFKKADLQTMTELRYVPGTNQFSLHDVLTNHADYPHDYQIIYHSNFGAPVLEEGARFLAPAASVSPFNDYAKAGVNDWQTYAGPTKGFDEMVFNIKPLADSNHETLAAVVNKAGDKGASIQFDTRQLPVLTLWKNTDTPKQGYVTGIEPGTSYAYPVTIEREQKRVKQLSPGASAQFDLTYTLLHSSQQVKDVESRIASIQGETKTEIVTTPLAKE; via the coding sequence ATGAAAATAAAACTGGCTTTAACGCTCCTTTCGGTACTGGTTTCGGGCCATGCCGCAGCTAAAACCTGGGTGCTGACAAGCGCTGAAAGCAGCGTGGAAAAAGGAAACTGGAAGATTTCCAGCGATGAGCTGAAAATTAACGATCGAACGTTCAGCATTGAGCAAAAAGTGTTGCACGGCGGCAGGCAGGAAGGCAGTAAAGTTATCGTCATCAGCAGTAAAAATGGCCTGACCATCACCTTAAGCCCGACGCGCGGGATGAACCTTCTGCATGTTGAAGGATTTGGCACCAGACTGGGCTGGAACTCGCCCGTTAAGGAGGTCGTTAACCCGGCGTATATTAATCTGGAAAGCCGAAACGGGCTTGGCTGGCTGGAAGGTTTCAACGAGATGATGGTCCGCTGTGGCTACGAATGGACTGGGCACCCGGTCACCGCTGACGGCCAGATTTACACCCTGCACGGTAAGGCAGGCAACACCCCGGCCTCTCAGGTGGAGGTAGAAATTGCGGATGCTGCCCCGCATGAAATTCGTATTCGCGGTCTCATCAAAGAAAGCACGTTTAAAAAAGCGGATCTGCAAACTATGACCGAACTGCGTTACGTTCCGGGAACCAACCAGTTCAGCCTGCATGACGTTCTGACAAACCATGCCGATTACCCTCATGATTACCAAATCATCTATCACAGCAACTTCGGGGCACCAGTCCTCGAAGAAGGCGCGCGCTTCCTTGCCCCCGCGGCAAGCGTAAGCCCGTTCAATGATTACGCGAAAGCGGGCGTTAACGACTGGCAAACCTACGCCGGGCCGACAAAAGGCTTTGATGAGATGGTCTTTAATATCAAACCGCTCGCCGACAGCAACCACGAAACCCTCGCAGCGGTGGTGAATAAAGCCGGTGACAAAGGCGCATCGATTCAGTTTGATACCCGCCAGCTCCCGGTGCTGACCCTGTGGAAAAATACCGATACGCCAAAACAGGGCTATGTCACGGGGATTGAGCCGGGCACCAGCTACGCCTACCCCGTCACCATTGAACGCGAGCAGAAGCGGGTTAAGCAGCTGTCACCAGGGGCCAGCGCTCAGTTTGATCTGACCTATACCCTGCTACACAGCTCGCAGCAGGTGAAAGATGTCGAAAGCAGGATTGCGTCGATTCAGGGAGAGACAAAAACAGAAATCGTAACCACACCGCTGGCAAAGGAATAA
- the tyrR gene encoding transcriptional regulator TyrR gives MRLEVFCEDRLGLTRELLDLLVLRSIDLRGIEIDPVGRIYLNFAEIEFNTFSSLMAEIRRIAGVTDVRTIPWMPSEREHLALSALLEAMPEPFLSLDLKSKVERVNHASCQLFAQSQEKLSNHHAAQLIPGFNFQRWLDSNPQNTHSEHVVINGQNFLMEITPVYLKGEGDTRVLTGSVIMLRSTLRMGRQLQNLSSQDVGAFSQIIAVSPKMRHVVDQARKLASLTAPLLITGDTGTGKDLLAHAVHLASPRAAKPYLALNCASIPEDAVESELFGHAPEGKKGFFEQANGGSVLLDEIGEMSPRMQAKLLRFLNDGTFRRVGEDHEVHVDVRVICATQKNLVELVQKGIFREDLYYRLNVLTLNIPPLRDCPQDIMPLTELFVARFADEQGVPRPKLSADLGTVLMRYGWPGNIRQLKNAVYRALTQLEGYELRPQDILLPDYDAGTVSVGEEAMEGSLDDITSRFERSVLTQLYRSYPSTRKLAKRLGVSHTAIANKLREYGLNHKKGDE, from the coding sequence ATGCGTCTTGAAGTCTTCTGTGAAGACCGTCTCGGTCTGACCCGCGAGTTACTCGATCTTCTTGTTTTACGTAGCATTGATTTACGTGGCATTGAGATCGATCCTGTCGGGCGAATTTACCTCAATTTTGCCGAAATTGAATTTAACACCTTCAGCAGCCTGATGGCGGAAATCCGCCGTATCGCTGGCGTTACGGATGTACGCACCATCCCCTGGATGCCCTCCGAACGTGAGCACCTCGCCCTGAGCGCGCTGCTTGAAGCGATGCCTGAGCCGTTCCTCTCTCTGGATCTGAAAAGTAAAGTCGAGCGCGTTAACCACGCGAGCTGCCAGCTTTTCGCGCAGAGCCAGGAGAAGCTCAGCAATCACCACGCCGCGCAGCTGATCCCCGGTTTTAACTTCCAGCGCTGGCTGGACAGCAATCCGCAGAATACGCATAGCGAGCACGTGGTGATAAACGGGCAGAATTTCCTGATGGAGATCACCCCGGTCTATCTGAAAGGGGAAGGAGACACCCGCGTATTGACCGGTTCGGTGATCATGCTGCGCTCGACGCTGCGCATGGGTCGCCAGCTGCAAAACCTCTCCAGCCAGGATGTCGGCGCGTTCAGCCAGATTATTGCCGTCAGCCCGAAAATGCGCCATGTGGTTGACCAGGCGCGCAAGCTTGCCAGCCTGACCGCGCCGCTGCTGATTACCGGCGATACCGGTACCGGGAAAGATCTGCTGGCGCACGCCGTGCACCTGGCAAGCCCGCGTGCGGCAAAACCGTATCTGGCACTTAACTGTGCCTCGATTCCGGAAGATGCTGTTGAAAGCGAGCTGTTTGGTCACGCGCCGGAAGGCAAGAAAGGGTTCTTCGAGCAGGCCAACGGCGGCTCCGTGCTGCTGGATGAAATCGGCGAAATGTCGCCGCGTATGCAGGCCAAACTGCTGCGCTTCCTGAACGACGGGACCTTCCGCCGCGTCGGAGAGGATCACGAAGTGCATGTGGACGTGCGCGTTATCTGCGCCACCCAGAAAAACCTGGTGGAGCTGGTGCAAAAGGGGATCTTCCGTGAGGATCTCTATTACCGCCTTAACGTCCTGACGCTGAACATTCCGCCGCTGCGCGACTGTCCGCAGGACATCATGCCGCTAACGGAGCTGTTTGTGGCCCGCTTTGCCGACGAGCAGGGGGTTCCGCGTCCGAAGCTGTCTGCCGATCTCGGCACGGTGCTCATGCGCTACGGCTGGCCGGGCAACATCCGTCAGCTTAAAAACGCCGTTTATCGTGCGCTGACCCAGCTGGAAGGCTATGAACTGCGCCCCCAGGATATCCTGTTGCCGGATTACGACGCCGGGACAGTGTCGGTAGGCGAAGAGGCGATGGAAGGCTCGCTGGATGATATCACCAGCCGCTTTGAGCGCTCCGTGCTTACGCAGCTGTACCGCAGCTATCCCAGCACCCGAAAGCTGGCAAAACGTCTTGGCGTCTCGCATACCGCGATTGCGAATAAGCTTCGTGAGTATGGGTTAAATCATAAGAAAGGTGACGAATAA
- a CDS encoding TIGR01620 family protein has product MTEPLKPRIDFTGTLEPDRQDAFKTAQTFSGAQAENFAPALPDDTAVEEGPAEAVVEAALRPKRSLWRKMVTAGLALFGVSVVGQGVQWAMNAWQTQDWVALGGCAAGALIVGAGIGSVATEWRRLWRLRQRAHERDEARDLLHSHGTGKGRAFCEKLASQAGIDQSHPALQRWYAAIHETQNDREVVTLYSHMVQPVLDAQARREISRSAAESTLMIAVSPLALVDMAFIAWRNLRLINRIANLYGIELGYYSRLRLFKLVLLNIAFAGASELVREVGMDWMSQDLAARLSARAAQGIGAGLLTARLGIKAMEVCRPLPWIDGDKPRLGDFRRELIGQLKDTLNKKPAP; this is encoded by the coding sequence ATGACGGAACCGTTAAAACCGCGCATAGACTTTACCGGAACGCTTGAACCTGATCGTCAGGACGCCTTTAAAACGGCGCAGACGTTCAGCGGCGCGCAGGCGGAGAACTTTGCCCCGGCGCTGCCGGACGATACCGCCGTTGAGGAAGGTCCGGCGGAGGCGGTCGTGGAAGCCGCTCTGCGCCCGAAACGCAGCCTGTGGCGCAAGATGGTCACCGCCGGTCTTGCGCTGTTTGGCGTCAGCGTGGTCGGGCAGGGCGTGCAGTGGGCGATGAACGCCTGGCAAACCCAGGATTGGGTCGCGCTGGGCGGTTGTGCCGCGGGCGCGCTCATCGTGGGGGCAGGTATCGGGTCGGTTGCCACCGAGTGGCGCCGCCTCTGGCGTTTGCGACAGCGCGCGCACGAGCGTGATGAAGCGCGGGATCTTCTCCACAGCCACGGCACCGGCAAAGGCCGCGCCTTCTGCGAAAAACTGGCCAGCCAGGCCGGTATCGATCAGTCACATCCGGCGCTTCAGCGCTGGTATGCCGCCATCCATGAAACCCAGAATGACCGGGAGGTGGTCACGCTCTATTCCCATATGGTTCAGCCGGTACTGGATGCGCAGGCGCGACGCGAGATTAGCCGCTCGGCGGCGGAGTCTACGCTGATGATTGCCGTCAGCCCGCTGGCGCTGGTGGATATGGCCTTTATCGCCTGGCGTAACCTGCGCCTCATCAACCGTATCGCGAACCTTTACGGCATTGAGCTGGGTTACTACAGCCGGCTCAGGCTGTTCAAACTGGTCCTGCTCAATATCGCCTTTGCGGGCGCGAGCGAGCTGGTGCGCGAAGTGGGAATGGACTGGATGTCGCAGGATCTGGCGGCGCGTCTCTCCGCCCGTGCCGCTCAGGGCATTGGCGCGGGCTTACTGACGGCGCGTTTGGGTATCAAAGCGATGGAGGTGTGCCGACCGCTGCCGTGGATTGATGGCGATAAGCCGCGGCTGGGGGATTTCAGGCGAGAGCTGATCGGTCAGCTGAAAGATACGCTCAATAAAAAGCCGGCTCCGTGA
- a CDS encoding YcjX family protein encodes MKRFKNEFNSLVNRGVDRHLRLAVTGLSRSGKTAFITAMVNQLLNLHAGARLPLLSAVREERLLGVKRVPQRDFGIPRFTYDEGLAQLYGDPPAWPTPTRGVSEIRLALRFRSNESLIRHFKDTSTLYLEIVDYPGEWLLDLPMLGQDYLSWSRQMTGLLQGQRAEWSTKWRQLCEGLDPLAPADENRLATIAEAWTAYLHQCKQEGLHFIQPGRFVLPGDLAGAPALQFFPWPDVDGAGESKLAQADKHTNAGMLRERYNYYCEKVVKGFYKNHFLRFDRQIVLVDCLQPLNSGPQAFNDMRLALTQLMQSFHYGQRTLFRRLFSPVIDKLLFAATKADHVTVDQHANMVSLLQQLVQDAWQNAAFEGISMDCLGLASVQATQSGLIDLNGEKIPALRGNRLSDGEPLTVYPGEVPARLPGQTFWQSQGFQFEAFRPQTMSVDRPLPHIRLDAALEFLIGDKLR; translated from the coding sequence ATGAAGCGATTTAAGAACGAATTCAACTCACTGGTGAACCGCGGCGTTGATCGACATCTGCGTCTGGCTGTCACCGGCCTGAGCCGCAGCGGTAAGACGGCGTTCATCACCGCAATGGTAAACCAGTTGCTGAACCTGCACGCCGGCGCGCGCCTGCCGTTGCTCAGCGCCGTGCGGGAAGAGCGTCTGCTGGGCGTTAAGCGCGTCCCTCAGCGTGATTTTGGCATACCGCGTTTTACCTATGACGAAGGGCTGGCGCAGCTTTACGGCGATCCGCCCGCGTGGCCGACGCCGACGCGAGGCGTCAGTGAAATTCGCCTTGCGCTGCGCTTTCGCTCTAATGAATCGCTGATACGTCACTTTAAGGATACCTCCACCCTGTATCTGGAAATCGTCGATTATCCTGGCGAATGGCTGCTCGACCTGCCGATGCTGGGGCAGGACTACCTCAGCTGGTCTCGTCAGATGACAGGCTTGTTGCAGGGGCAACGCGCAGAGTGGTCGACGAAGTGGCGACAGCTGTGCGAAGGCCTGGATCCGCTGGCGCCTGCGGATGAAAACCGTCTGGCGACCATTGCTGAAGCCTGGACGGCCTATCTGCATCAGTGCAAACAGGAAGGGCTGCACTTTATCCAGCCGGGCCGTTTTGTCTTGCCGGGTGATTTAGCAGGCGCGCCCGCGCTGCAGTTCTTCCCGTGGCCGGACGTGGACGGCGCAGGCGAGTCGAAGCTGGCGCAGGCAGACAAACACACGAACGCCGGAATGCTACGCGAGCGTTACAATTACTACTGTGAAAAGGTGGTCAAAGGTTTTTATAAAAACCACTTTTTACGTTTCGACCGCCAGATTGTGCTGGTGGATTGCCTGCAGCCGCTCAACAGCGGGCCGCAGGCATTTAACGATATGCGCCTCGCGCTGACGCAACTGATGCAGAGTTTCCACTACGGGCAGCGGACGCTGTTCCGTCGTCTGTTCTCACCGGTGATCGACAAGCTGCTGTTTGCAGCCACAAAAGCCGATCACGTTACGGTCGATCAGCACGCCAACATGGTTTCTCTGCTGCAACAACTGGTGCAGGACGCCTGGCAAAACGCCGCGTTTGAAGGCATCAGTATGGATTGCCTCGGGCTCGCATCGGTGCAGGCGACGCAAAGCGGCCTGATTGACCTTAACGGCGAGAAAATACCGGCATTACGCGGGAATCGGCTCAGTGACGGCGAGCCGCTTACGGTCTATCCCGGCGAAGTCCCCGCGCGGCTGCCGGGCCAGACCTTCTGGCAGAGCCAGGGCTTCCAGTTTGAAGCCTTCCGCCCTCAGACCATGAGCGTCGATCGGCCGTTACCGCACATCCGTCTGGATGCGGCGCTGGAGTTTTTGATTGGAGATAAATTGCGATGA
- a CDS encoding LacI family transcriptional regulator: MSPTIYDIARVAGVSKSTVSRVLNKQTNISPEARDKVLKAIDELNYQPNKLARALTSSGFDAIMVISTRSTKTTAGNPFFSDVLHAITAKAEEEGFDVILQTSKSSEDDLQKCVGKIKQKMIKGIIMLSSPANESFFTTLDEYGVPVVVIGKVEGKFQNIYSVDTDNFHDSAILVDSFIKHGRTKIACLHAPLDYHVSIDRLAGYKSSLEKQGIAINPDWVIDGGYTHESALQAACKLLSSDNPPNAVFATDSMKLLGLYRAADGLNLMVPEQVAMAGYSDPMLSLVLTPAPGGFDIPTRKLGEESCNVLFKRIAGKPAPHKVLVETHFSNAASLR, from the coding sequence ATGTCACCCACCATCTATGATATCGCACGGGTTGCGGGCGTATCGAAATCAACCGTTTCCCGAGTTCTGAATAAACAAACGAATATTTCCCCTGAAGCGCGAGACAAAGTGCTGAAGGCGATAGACGAATTAAATTATCAGCCCAACAAACTGGCCCGCGCCCTGACCTCTTCTGGCTTCGATGCCATTATGGTTATTTCGACCCGCTCGACCAAAACCACAGCCGGTAACCCTTTTTTCTCCGACGTTCTTCATGCCATTACGGCAAAAGCGGAAGAAGAAGGATTCGACGTTATTTTACAAACCTCGAAAAGCAGTGAGGACGATCTGCAGAAGTGCGTAGGGAAAATAAAGCAGAAGATGATCAAAGGGATCATCATGCTGAGTTCACCGGCAAACGAATCTTTTTTCACCACGCTGGACGAATACGGTGTGCCCGTAGTGGTTATTGGGAAAGTAGAAGGTAAGTTCCAGAATATTTATTCTGTTGATACGGACAATTTCCACGACAGCGCTATTTTGGTCGATTCGTTTATTAAACATGGACGAACAAAAATTGCCTGTCTGCATGCCCCGCTCGATTATCACGTTTCTATCGATCGCCTTGCTGGCTATAAATCCAGCCTTGAGAAGCAGGGTATCGCCATTAACCCGGATTGGGTCATTGATGGCGGATATACCCATGAAAGCGCGCTTCAGGCAGCCTGCAAATTACTCTCGTCCGATAACCCGCCCAATGCCGTTTTTGCCACAGACAGCATGAAATTGCTGGGTCTTTATCGGGCAGCGGATGGGTTAAATCTGATGGTTCCCGAGCAGGTTGCCATGGCAGGATACAGCGATCCGATGCTGTCTCTCGTATTAACTCCTGCTCCCGGTGGGTTTGATATCCCGACGAGAAAGCTCGGCGAAGAGAGCTGCAACGTGTTATTTAAGCGTATTGCGGGTAAACCTGCGCCGCATAAGGTATTGGTTGAAACGCATTTTTCGAATGCAGCGTCCTTGCGCTAA
- a CDS encoding OmpG family monomeric porin — protein MSTLLRSAALVLCAGVSCAQATESAKQWAFNIGAMYEIENVEGQGDDKDGLYEPSVWFNATWDAWTISLAMYQEGPVDYSSMTRGTYFDRPEFELRYRFIGTDDFTFGLTGGFRNYGYHFKDEHGAKDGSANMQRYKVQPDWDIKLTDDWRFGGWFAMYQFANDLEKTGYSDSRVETETGFTWTINETVSAKVNYYLERGFNMDSSRNNGEFSTQEIRAYLPISLGQTTLTPYTRLGLDRWSNWDWQDDPAREGHDFNRLGMLYAYDFNNGLSMTLEYAYEWENHDEGESDRFHYAGVGVNYAF, from the coding sequence ATGAGTACTCTACTAAGAAGTGCTGCGCTCGTTCTGTGCGCAGGGGTTAGCTGCGCGCAAGCAACAGAATCCGCAAAGCAGTGGGCGTTTAATATCGGTGCCATGTATGAAATTGAAAACGTCGAAGGTCAGGGCGACGATAAAGATGGATTATATGAACCTTCCGTGTGGTTTAATGCAACATGGGATGCCTGGACGATCTCTTTGGCAATGTATCAGGAAGGACCGGTTGATTATAGCAGCATGACGCGTGGTACCTATTTCGATCGCCCGGAATTTGAATTACGCTATCGCTTTATCGGCACCGATGATTTTACTTTCGGTCTGACCGGTGGCTTCCGCAATTATGGTTATCACTTTAAAGATGAGCACGGTGCCAAAGACGGCAGCGCTAATATGCAGCGCTACAAAGTTCAGCCTGACTGGGATATTAAATTAACCGACGACTGGCGCTTTGGCGGCTGGTTTGCCATGTACCAGTTTGCCAACGATCTGGAAAAAACCGGTTATTCTGACAGCCGCGTCGAGACTGAAACGGGCTTTACCTGGACTATTAATGAAACCGTCTCCGCCAAGGTGAATTACTATTTAGAGCGCGGCTTCAATATGGACAGCTCGCGCAATAACGGCGAGTTTTCTACCCAGGAAATTCGTGCCTATCTGCCGATTTCGTTAGGCCAGACGACGTTAACGCCTTATACCCGACTGGGTCTCGATCGCTGGTCAAACTGGGACTGGCAGGACGATCCAGCGCGTGAAGGGCATGATTTCAACCGTCTGGGTATGCTGTACGCCTATGATTTTAACAACGGTTTATCCATGACGCTGGAATATGCCTACGAATGGGAAAACCACGATGAAGGTGAGAGCGATCGCTTCCACTATGCGGGTGTCGGCGTAAACTACGCGTTCTGA
- a CDS encoding ABC transporter ATP-binding protein, whose product MAQLSLKHIQKIYDNQVHVVKDFNLEIEDKEFIVFVGPSGCGKSTTLRMIAGLEEISAGELIIDGVCMNDVPAKSRDIAMVFQNYALYPHMTVYDNMAFGLKMQKIAPAVIEERVNWAAQILGLREYLKRKPGALSGGQRQRVALGRAIVREAGVFLMDEPLSNLDAKLRVQMRAEISKLHQKLNTTMIYVTHDQTEAMTMATRIVILKDGIIQQVGAPKQVYNEPANMFVAGFIGSPAMNFIRGAIDDRYFVTETLRLEIPEDKLAELNAQGYQRKAVVFGIRPEDILTLQSSGEDITAKVSVAELTGAEFMLYATVGGHELVVRAGAANDYVAGDTIGIQFDMNKCHFFDADTEAAIR is encoded by the coding sequence ATGGCTCAACTGTCTCTGAAACATATTCAGAAAATCTATGATAACCAGGTCCACGTGGTTAAAGATTTCAACCTCGAAATTGAAGACAAAGAGTTTATTGTTTTCGTCGGTCCGTCGGGATGCGGTAAATCCACCACACTGCGAATGATTGCCGGTCTTGAGGAGATCAGCGCGGGTGAACTGATTATCGACGGCGTTTGCATGAATGACGTGCCCGCCAAGTCTCGCGATATTGCGATGGTATTCCAGAACTACGCGCTTTATCCGCATATGACGGTCTACGACAACATGGCGTTTGGCCTGAAAATGCAAAAAATAGCGCCCGCGGTGATTGAAGAGCGCGTTAACTGGGCGGCGCAGATTTTGGGGTTACGTGAATATCTGAAGCGTAAACCCGGTGCTTTATCGGGTGGTCAGCGCCAGCGCGTGGCGCTGGGCAGGGCGATCGTGCGTGAAGCGGGCGTCTTCCTGATGGATGAGCCGTTATCCAACCTCGATGCCAAGCTTCGTGTGCAGATGCGTGCCGAAATCAGCAAGCTGCACCAGAAGCTTAACACCACCATGATCTATGTAACGCACGACCAGACGGAAGCCATGACGATGGCGACCCGCATCGTGATCCTAAAAGACGGCATCATTCAGCAGGTGGGTGCGCCGAAGCAGGTATACAACGAGCCGGCAAATATGTTTGTCGCAGGGTTCATTGGCTCTCCGGCGATGAACTTCATTCGTGGCGCTATCGACGATCGCTATTTCGTAACGGAAACGCTGCGTCTGGAGATCCCTGAGGACAAGCTGGCCGAGCTGAATGCGCAAGGTTACCAGCGTAAAGCGGTCGTCTTCGGGATCCGTCCGGAAGATATTCTCACCCTGCAGAGCAGCGGAGAAGATATCACGGCGAAAGTCAGCGTCGCCGAGCTTACCGGAGCCGAATTTATGCTTTATGCCACCGTGGGCGGCCATGAACTGGTTGTCCGTGCTGGTGCGGCCAATGACTATGTAGCCGGAGATACTATCGGCATTCAGTTCGATATGAATAAGTGCCATTTCTTCGACGCCGATACCGAAGCGGCTATTAGATAA